In a genomic window of Mucilaginibacter sp. KACC 22063:
- a CDS encoding OmpA/MotB family protein — MKIRLLVPVLLVVAIAGQSCVSSKKYKELDANYTQLQNSTNDLSMKYQNSERALAVANSQIKSLDDRLTQERANSAALKDALDKCLNASSQGNVNISKLVDEINRSNSYIKELIAAKNKSDSLNMVLTNNLTRSLSQSEMQDVNVQVLKGVVYISLADNMLYKSGSYEVSDRAGETLSKIAKIIKDYSTYDVLIEGNTDNVPITQKNIRNNWDLSALRASSVVQSLQNNYGVDPKRLTAGGRGEYNPIASNDTPAGKAQNRRTQIIITPKLDQFMELIGKAPAEQPKQ; from the coding sequence ATGAAAATCCGTTTATTAGTACCGGTATTGCTTGTTGTTGCAATAGCCGGGCAAAGCTGCGTTAGCAGTAAAAAGTACAAAGAGTTAGATGCTAATTACACCCAATTGCAAAACAGCACCAATGATCTGAGTATGAAATACCAGAATAGCGAGCGTGCTTTGGCAGTTGCCAACAGCCAGATTAAAAGCCTTGATGACCGCCTTACACAGGAAAGGGCAAATTCTGCGGCTTTAAAAGATGCGCTTGATAAGTGTTTGAACGCCAGCAGCCAGGGTAATGTTAACATTTCTAAACTGGTTGATGAGATCAACCGGTCAAATTCGTACATTAAAGAATTGATAGCTGCTAAAAATAAAAGCGATTCGCTTAATATGGTGCTAACCAATAACCTTACCCGATCATTAAGCCAAAGCGAAATGCAGGATGTGAACGTACAGGTACTTAAAGGCGTAGTATATATTTCACTTGCTGATAACATGCTTTACAAATCGGGCAGTTATGAAGTATCTGACCGTGCAGGTGAAACTTTAAGCAAAATTGCCAAGATCATAAAAGATTACAGCACCTATGATGTACTGATTGAAGGTAATACAGATAATGTGCCTATTACGCAGAAAAACATTCGCAACAACTGGGACCTGAGTGCACTGCGTGCATCATCAGTTGTGCAGAGCTTGCAAAACAATTATGGAGTTGATCCGAAACGTTTAACCGCAGGTGGCCGTGGCGAATATAACCCGATAGCCAGCAATGATACTCCTGCCGGAAAAGCGCAGAACCGCCGTACACAAATTATTATCACACCTAAGTTAGATCAGTTTATGGAACTGATTGGCAAAGCTCCGGCCGAGCAGCCAAAACAATAA
- a CDS encoding ComF family protein yields MNISHTYLGDFLSLIFPQLCNSCKRNLMRQEKLICTECIYNLPYTDFDKNPQNAAAQQFWGKVDVEAVYALLYFNKGTNVQRLLHNLKYRNIPQIGNLLGSMAGSRLQSSEKFNTVDLIIPVPLHPSRFRRRGYNQSTRFAAGLAEKLNASVSEKYLLRAKATATQTKKSRFSRFENMQSAFTVKNPDALIGKHILLVDDIMTTGSTLEACAQTLLSIAGVKLSIAAIAYAE; encoded by the coding sequence ATGAATATCAGTCATACTTACCTTGGCGATTTTCTTTCGCTTATTTTTCCGCAGTTATGCAATAGCTGTAAACGCAACTTAATGCGTCAGGAAAAGCTGATCTGCACTGAATGTATTTATAATTTGCCATACACCGACTTTGATAAAAACCCGCAAAATGCAGCTGCACAGCAATTTTGGGGCAAGGTTGATGTGGAGGCCGTTTATGCTTTGCTTTATTTCAATAAAGGCACTAACGTACAACGCCTGCTGCATAATTTAAAATACCGTAACATACCGCAAATTGGCAATTTACTGGGCAGCATGGCTGGCAGCCGCTTACAAAGCAGTGAAAAGTTTAATACGGTTGACCTTATTATTCCTGTACCGTTGCATCCATCGCGTTTCAGAAGGCGCGGATATAATCAAAGCACCCGTTTTGCAGCCGGCCTGGCCGAAAAGCTGAATGCGTCTGTTTCTGAAAAATACCTGCTGCGCGCCAAGGCAACGGCAACTCAAACAAAAAAATCGAGGTTTTCGAGATTTGAAAATATGCAATCTGCTTTTACGGTAAAAAATCCGGATGCATTAATAGGAAAACATATTTTACTGGTTGATGATATCATGACTACCGGCTCAACATTAGAAGCGTGCGCCCAAACACTGCTAAGCATTGCCGGTGTTAAACTCAGTATTGCTGCAATTGCCTATGCAGAATAA
- the rlmN gene encoding 23S rRNA (adenine(2503)-C(2))-methyltransferase RlmN produces MNRNTGKTDIRSLNLAELQQVFVAMGEKNFRATQVYEWLWKKSCFSFQDMSNISKELRNKLEANFTINHVKINNSQFSADKTIKNSFILHDTHLIEGVLIPSDDRMTACVSSQVGCSLTCKFCATGYMERKRNLNPDEIYDQVVLIDKQARENYNIPLTNIVYMGMGEPLLNYANVLKSIERITAEDGLNMAAKRITVSTAGIAKMIKKLGDEQVKFNLALSLHAANDKKRNEIMPINEQNSLKALAEALKYYYTKTKNPVTYEYIVFNNFNDELEDAAELARFCKHLPCKVNIIEYNPISFADFLNAGEDKIDAFAAYLRKQGIITNVRRSRGKDIDAACGQLAIKEKAAANIS; encoded by the coding sequence ATGAACCGTAATACTGGTAAAACAGACATCAGAAGTTTAAACCTTGCCGAACTGCAACAAGTGTTTGTTGCTATGGGCGAGAAAAACTTTAGAGCAACCCAGGTTTATGAATGGCTTTGGAAAAAATCATGTTTTTCTTTTCAGGACATGAGCAATATTTCAAAAGAACTTCGTAATAAACTGGAGGCAAATTTTACCATTAATCATGTAAAAATCAACAACTCCCAGTTTAGTGCTGATAAAACTATAAAAAATTCTTTTATTTTACACGATACACACTTAATTGAGGGTGTTTTAATTCCGTCTGATGACCGCATGACCGCCTGCGTATCATCACAGGTGGGTTGTAGTTTAACCTGTAAATTTTGCGCAACCGGGTATATGGAGCGTAAGCGCAACCTTAACCCTGATGAAATTTACGACCAGGTGGTATTAATAGACAAACAGGCGCGCGAAAACTACAACATACCGCTTACCAACATTGTATACATGGGTATGGGCGAACCTTTACTTAATTATGCCAATGTACTAAAATCAATAGAGCGCATTACAGCAGAGGATGGCCTTAACATGGCAGCCAAACGCATTACAGTATCTACGGCTGGCATCGCTAAAATGATTAAAAAGCTGGGCGACGAACAGGTGAAGTTTAACCTGGCACTTTCATTACACGCAGCAAATGATAAAAAGCGTAATGAAATTATGCCCATCAATGAGCAAAATTCATTGAAGGCGCTTGCCGAAGCTTTAAAATACTACTACACTAAAACAAAAAATCCGGTTACGTACGAGTACATCGTATTTAATAATTTTAATGACGAGCTGGAAGATGCCGCCGAACTGGCGCGTTTTTGCAAGCACCTGCCCTGCAAGGTAAATATTATTGAGTATAACCCTATCAGCTTTGCTGATTTTTTAAATGCCGGCGAAGATAAAATTGATGCATTTGCCGCTTATCTGCGTAAGCAGGGCATTATTACTAATGTAAGACGCAGCCGCGGTAAAGATATTGATGCGGCATGCGGCCAGCTGGCAATCAAAGAGAAAGCTGCGGCAAATATTTCATAA
- a CDS encoding amidohydrolase family protein produces MKSYRADYVFTINADPIKNGVVTIDDTGQIIAVSNQPPHADAPVEQLTGILCPGFINTHCHVELSHLIDKIPVGCGLIEFIQNIQSLRNSDPEDIADAALKADAEMYENGIVAVADIVNSHITADLKSKSKVYYHSFVEAFSFLPERAGDVFENALNLLKQFKPQPCSVVPHAPYSVSKELFRLIRDYSDRGDNLLSIHNQECEDENKFYRYKTGRFLDLYEGFGIDITYFKPHARNSLQSIVPLLSNKQRILFVHNTFTNLKDIYFIKRFDRDIYWCFCPNANMYIEGRLPKVDLFIEQGYDITLGTDSLASNHKLCILSEMKTLQQHFPSIGIDKLLEWGTINGARYLGIDDEKGSLEVGKKPGLNLITNLDGLKLTPESKVVRLA; encoded by the coding sequence ATGAAAAGTTACAGAGCCGATTACGTTTTTACTATTAATGCCGATCCGATAAAAAATGGTGTAGTTACTATTGATGATACAGGACAAATTATTGCAGTAAGTAACCAACCGCCCCATGCTGATGCCCCTGTTGAGCAGCTTACTGGTATCTTATGCCCCGGTTTCATAAACACCCACTGCCATGTTGAACTATCTCATTTAATAGATAAGATACCGGTTGGCTGCGGATTAATTGAGTTTATACAGAATATACAATCTTTACGAAACTCAGATCCTGAAGATATTGCAGATGCAGCTTTAAAAGCTGATGCCGAAATGTATGAAAACGGCATAGTTGCCGTGGCCGACATTGTTAACAGCCATATTACCGCCGATTTAAAATCTAAAAGCAAAGTATATTACCACAGCTTTGTTGAAGCTTTTAGTTTTTTGCCCGAAAGAGCAGGCGATGTTTTTGAAAATGCATTAAACTTATTAAAGCAGTTTAAGCCGCAGCCATGTTCTGTGGTGCCGCATGCGCCTTATTCTGTATCAAAAGAGCTGTTCAGGCTGATACGTGATTATTCTGACCGGGGAGATAATCTGTTAAGTATACACAACCAGGAGTGCGAAGATGAAAATAAATTTTACAGGTATAAAACCGGTCGTTTCCTGGACCTTTACGAAGGATTTGGTATAGATATCACTTACTTTAAGCCGCATGCTCGTAATTCTTTGCAGAGCATAGTGCCCCTGTTAAGTAATAAACAACGGATACTATTTGTACATAATACGTTTACTAACCTTAAGGATATTTACTTTATTAAACGTTTTGACAGGGATATATACTGGTGCTTTTGCCCTAATGCCAATATGTATATTGAAGGCCGCTTACCCAAGGTCGACCTGTTTATTGAACAAGGGTATGATATTACATTAGGTACCGATAGCCTGGCATCAAATCATAAATTGTGTATCCTGTCTGAAATGAAAACACTTCAACAGCATTTCCCATCAATTGGTATTGATAAACTATTGGAATGGGGGACCATAAATGGCGCACGTTATTTAGGAATAGATGACGAAAAGGGTTCGCTTGAGGTTGGGAAAAAGCCAGGGCTTAACCTGATCACTAACCTGGATGGCCTGAAACTTACGCCGGAAAGTAAAGTAGTAAGATTAGCCTAA
- a CDS encoding acylphosphatase, whose product MIKHLDITIKGKVQGVSFRASTKAVADQLGVKGYITNMPDGDVFIEAEADGQFMDMFIDWCNEGPDAARVSEVLTHEGELKNYRNFEVLKKSLQ is encoded by the coding sequence ATGATAAAACATCTCGATATTACAATAAAAGGAAAGGTGCAGGGCGTTTCTTTCAGGGCGTCTACAAAAGCCGTTGCCGATCAGTTAGGCGTTAAAGGCTATATCACCAACATGCCTGATGGCGATGTGTTTATTGAGGCCGAAGCAGATGGACAGTTTATGGATATGTTTATTGACTGGTGCAATGAAGGCCCTGATGCTGCCCGTGTCAGCGAGGTGCTAACCCATGAGGGCGAACTGAAAAACTATCGTAATTTTGAGGTTTTAAAAAAATCATTGCAATAA